Proteins encoded within one genomic window of Corynebacterium efficiens YS-314:
- a CDS encoding IS6-like element ISCef5 family transposase — protein sequence MGIFSGRHFPREIILWAVRWYCRYGLSYRDLEEMMTERGVPVDHSTIYRWVQKYAPELDKQTRWYRQVPDWQARSWRVDETYIRVGGKWCYLYRAITAGGHTLDFYLSPKRNVAAAKRFLAKTLRSNTITGSPRVINTDKAPSLARAIAELKSEGIYPQTVEHRQVKYLNNVIEGDHGRLKRILGPKGAFKNRTSAYRTLKGMEAMHSLRKGQGAMFAYGQPNPDAVIVSRVFEAA from the coding sequence ATGGGCATCTTCTCCGGTCGTCATTTCCCCCGTGAAATCATCCTGTGGGCGGTCCGGTGGTACTGCCGCTACGGGCTCAGCTACCGCGATCTGGAAGAAATGATGACCGAACGCGGCGTACCGGTCGATCACAGCACCATCTACCGCTGGGTCCAGAAATATGCTCCTGAGCTGGACAAGCAGACCCGGTGGTACCGACAAGTCCCGGATTGGCAGGCCCGGTCCTGGCGGGTGGACGAGACCTATATCCGGGTCGGGGGAAAGTGGTGCTACCTCTATCGGGCCATCACCGCGGGCGGGCATACCCTGGATTTTTACCTGTCCCCAAAGCGTAACGTCGCCGCAGCGAAGCGTTTCCTGGCCAAGACCCTGAGGTCGAACACGATAACCGGGTCCCCGCGGGTGATCAACACCGATAAAGCACCCTCCCTGGCCAGGGCAATCGCCGAGTTGAAGTCAGAGGGAATCTACCCGCAGACCGTGGAACACCGGCAGGTGAAATACCTCAATAACGTCATTGAAGGAGATCATGGGCGGCTGAAACGGATCCTCGGACCGAAGGGGGCGTTCAAAAACCGGACCTCGGCGTACCGGACGTTGAAAGGGATGGAAGCGATGCACTCATTACGGAAAGGGCAGGGCGCGATGTTTGCCTACGGGCAACCGAACCCGGATGCGGTGATCGTCAGCCGGGTGTTCGAGGCTGCCTGA
- a CDS encoding IS256 family transposase, with translation MAASPYSIDPTTYLDELLAQASPDLMREMLQGFINQILSTQADQVCGADYATVSQDRVNTRNGYRHRDFDTRVGTVDVAVPKLRTGSFFPDWLLERRTRAERALTTVIATCYLKGVSTRRMNDLVASLGINNLSKSQVSEMAKDLDVMVEEFRTRPLDTGPYLYVSCDALTMKVREGGRVVKTSVLLATGVNAEGYRELLGMQVATSESVASWTGFFRDLKARGLKEVYLVTSDAHLGIQHAIGEVLPNASWQRCRTHFSKNLSGMVSKTQWPTLSAMFHTIFQQPDAESVWAQARDVVDFCQEKFPDVADYLEEALDELLAFTQCPKSVWTKVWSNNPTERLNREIRRRTDVVGIFPNRDAVVRLVGAVLAEQHDDWIQQKRYMSLTSLEQTRAMMTANIIDSDDITSEIIRKDVA, from the coding sequence ATGGCCGCCTCGCCTTATTCTATCGACCCGACTACCTATCTCGACGAATTGCTCGCTCAAGCATCCCCCGATTTGATGCGAGAGATGCTCCAAGGGTTCATCAACCAGATCCTCTCCACCCAGGCTGATCAGGTTTGCGGCGCTGATTACGCCACCGTTTCCCAGGACCGAGTTAATACCCGCAACGGGTACCGCCACCGCGACTTCGACACCCGCGTCGGCACCGTGGACGTCGCCGTCCCGAAACTCCGTACTGGCTCGTTCTTCCCCGACTGGTTGCTGGAACGTCGCACCCGGGCCGAACGGGCCCTGACCACCGTGATCGCCACGTGTTATCTGAAGGGCGTGTCTACCCGCAGGATGAACGACCTGGTCGCCAGCCTGGGCATCAACAACTTGTCGAAGTCCCAGGTGTCAGAGATGGCTAAGGATCTTGATGTCATGGTTGAAGAGTTCCGCACTAGACCACTTGATACCGGCCCCTACCTGTATGTTTCTTGCGACGCCCTCACCATGAAGGTAAGGGAAGGTGGCCGGGTGGTGAAAACCTCGGTGCTGCTGGCAACTGGTGTCAACGCCGAAGGGTATCGGGAACTATTGGGCATGCAGGTCGCCACCAGTGAGTCCGTCGCATCATGGACCGGGTTCTTCCGCGACCTCAAAGCACGAGGTCTTAAGGAGGTCTACCTGGTCACCAGCGATGCTCACCTGGGGATCCAGCACGCGATTGGTGAGGTGTTGCCGAATGCCTCCTGGCAGCGGTGTCGCACGCATTTCTCCAAGAACCTCTCTGGAATGGTGTCTAAGACACAGTGGCCAACCTTGTCGGCGATGTTCCACACGATCTTCCAGCAACCGGATGCTGAATCGGTGTGGGCCCAGGCCCGGGATGTGGTGGATTTCTGCCAGGAGAAGTTCCCGGATGTGGCCGATTACCTGGAAGAAGCTCTTGATGAGCTGCTGGCGTTTACCCAGTGCCCAAAATCTGTGTGGACCAAGGTCTGGTCGAACAACCCGACCGAAAGGCTCAATCGCGAGATCCGCCGACGCACTGATGTCGTCGGAATCTTCCCGAACCGTGACGCTGTCGTGCGCCTGGTCGGGGCAGTCTTAGCGGAGCAGCATGATGATTGGATTCAGCAGAAGCGGTACATGTCACTGACGAGCCTGGAGCAGACCAGGGCGATGATGACGGCGAACATCATCGATTCGGACGATATTACTTCTGAGATCATCCGGAAGGATGTGGCATGA
- a CDS encoding recombinase family protein, giving the protein MVRIGTLLDECGRPIDKVQIIHRGKNNTRIKRSTDYGRSWEATDQQVPTDTVLFDDGQRFAQHSRNPQHATYMGSFGEPGARLRIHRVYKHITKAKVYLGEKTWTPIQDILTSSILFDGGASAGWMIPSWVEKDTTDQGNNAPEVEEETATSVKPQPGGSTDKHLAMQSAAVAESSTPLLPPVASPRGQRFSYIRVSSTDQNLARQRDMIGAVDKEFVDEVSAKSRAGRPGLERCIDYLRDHDELYVASIDRLARSLVDLRSIIDQITAKGASVHFIKENLVFSKDSTDPRATLMLGILGSFAEFERAIIRERQAEGIALAKKAGKYKGRKRVLTPAQVEQAQARVEAGESKTTLAKDLGVSRATLYRALSAPEL; this is encoded by the coding sequence ATGGTGAGGATCGGAACACTGCTCGACGAATGCGGTCGCCCCATAGATAAAGTCCAGATCATCCACCGGGGTAAAAACAACACCCGGATTAAACGCTCGACCGATTACGGTCGCTCCTGGGAGGCCACCGATCAGCAGGTCCCCACCGACACTGTCTTATTTGATGACGGCCAGCGTTTCGCCCAACACTCCCGGAATCCTCAGCACGCCACCTACATGGGTAGCTTTGGCGAACCAGGTGCCCGGCTGCGTATCCACCGCGTCTATAAACACATCACCAAAGCCAAGGTCTACCTCGGCGAGAAAACCTGGACCCCCATACAAGATATCCTCACCTCCTCCATCCTGTTCGACGGCGGAGCCAGTGCTGGCTGGATGATCCCTTCCTGGGTGGAAAAAGACACCACCGACCAGGGAAATAACGCCCCTGAGGTGGAAGAAGAAACGGCCACGAGCGTTAAGCCACAGCCTGGAGGGTCAACCGATAAGCACCTTGCGATGCAATCAGCAGCGGTGGCGGAGAGTTCCACACCTCTGCTCCCACCAGTGGCGTCCCCTCGTGGGCAGCGGTTTTCCTATATTAGGGTTTCCAGCACGGATCAAAATCTTGCCCGTCAACGCGACATGATCGGGGCAGTCGACAAAGAATTCGTCGATGAAGTCTCCGCTAAATCTAGAGCTGGTCGGCCAGGATTAGAACGCTGCATTGATTACCTGCGTGATCATGACGAACTCTATGTTGCCTCCATCGACCGGTTAGCCAGATCCCTGGTGGATTTACGCTCGATTATCGATCAGATCACCGCGAAAGGAGCGAGCGTGCATTTCATCAAGGAGAACCTCGTGTTCTCGAAAGACTCCACCGACCCCCGAGCCACCCTCATGCTCGGGATCCTGGGCTCATTCGCGGAGTTCGAACGCGCCATTATCCGCGAGCGCCAGGCAGAAGGGATCGCGCTGGCGAAAAAGGCCGGTAAGTACAAGGGGCGTAAACGCGTCTTAACCCCCGCTCAAGTAGAACAAGCCCAAGCTCGAGTGGAGGCAGGGGAATCCAAAACCACTCTTGCTAAAGACCTTGGCGTTAGTAGAGCCACCTTATATAGGGCGCTATCTGCTCCTGAGTTATAG
- a CDS encoding metal-dependent hydrolase, producing the protein MVADYLSQHHAGIRVSTIRGSGPTVVFLIVDVITHGPIISSVLQSSIQRLIAGSAILIALVIFGRFTSHRTFTHSLLGLVSLSAGVWLLCPPLTAAFAAGFISHVLLDLLNKQPIQIFYPIEKGKFCLKLCYANGVMNTVFFLLGIVGVLCWVGKVALT; encoded by the coding sequence ATGGTGGCAGATTACCTTTCCCAGCATCATGCTGGCATCAGGGTGTCTACCATCCGGGGGTCAGGTCCGACCGTGGTTTTTCTCATTGTGGATGTGATCACCCACGGACCAATTATTAGCTCTGTCTTGCAAAGCAGTATTCAGCGATTGATCGCAGGCTCTGCCATTCTGATTGCGCTGGTTATATTCGGTAGGTTTACATCGCATCGGACATTCACACATTCTTTGCTCGGACTTGTCTCGTTGAGCGCAGGAGTCTGGTTGCTGTGCCCACCACTGACGGCAGCCTTTGCCGCAGGGTTTATCTCCCATGTTCTCCTTGATCTACTGAACAAACAGCCTATCCAAATCTTCTACCCGATCGAGAAGGGCAAGTTTTGCTTGAAACTCTGCTATGCCAATGGAGTAATGAACACAGTATTCTTCCTCCTAGGGATAGTGGGAGTTTTGTGTTGGGTAGGGAAGGTAGCTCTCACATAG
- a CDS encoding helix-turn-helix domain-containing protein, translated as MSNGKWLEAEPKETWLVANDNEHGKKWFGRTVQITRQDRGLSVAELASRVDLAEGTIRAIERGGRAPSEASGLRILAKLFTSDQWSKNHFGPNLHAVKDPETKAPVIVEFGAKVRGDNGSWSRDRTPEDDMSDRDNEILRKVEKNLLENPEKLQRLKGVFSGFNESVKTYVAHLNEPINDENLGKVTRRLPAITNLQADHLDKLLWLWGLINTGRASREVIDEVQRVDKILGSFFSEDELKEFSEDED; from the coding sequence ATGAGCAACGGAAAATGGCTGGAGGCTGAGCCAAAAGAAACTTGGCTCGTAGCCAATGATAATGAGCATGGTAAGAAGTGGTTTGGCCGGACGGTTCAGATCACCCGCCAAGATCGAGGGCTTTCCGTGGCCGAACTAGCCTCCCGGGTGGATTTAGCCGAGGGGACCATAAGGGCAATTGAGCGTGGCGGCCGAGCACCTTCGGAAGCATCAGGGCTCCGGATTTTAGCGAAGCTCTTCACCAGTGATCAATGGTCAAAAAATCACTTTGGCCCAAATCTTCATGCGGTGAAAGACCCAGAAACTAAAGCCCCTGTAATTGTTGAGTTTGGCGCAAAAGTTCGGGGGGATAATGGAAGTTGGTCAAGAGACCGTACGCCAGAAGACGACATGAGCGACAGGGATAATGAAATTCTGCGCAAGGTAGAGAAAAACCTGCTGGAAAACCCTGAAAAATTGCAGCGACTCAAGGGCGTCTTTAGCGGATTCAATGAATCAGTAAAGACGTATGTCGCTCATCTCAATGAGCCAATTAATGATGAGAACCTAGGAAAGGTAACCCGTCGGCTACCGGCAATAACAAATTTACAAGCGGATCATTTGGATAAATTATTGTGGCTCTGGGGACTGATCAACACCGGCAGGGCCAGTCGTGAGGTTATTGACGAAGTGCAAAGGGTCGACAAAATACTTGGATCCTTTTTCTCTGAGGATGAGCTTAAGGAGTTTTCGGAAGATGAGGACTAA
- a CDS encoding lactococcin 972 family bacteriocin — protein sequence MVSYPLEYKGNSALIQPLTNAPGVGGGTWNYGSRIDIRLGKVCYSEYHHPTLMHSASVEMDGMTNSVTEGPNRTAKASVRLPFSELEEGKYCNAFWSTSDW from the coding sequence ATGGTCTCATACCCACTAGAATACAAAGGGAACTCTGCCCTGATCCAACCCTTGACAAACGCACCAGGGGTTGGAGGGGGAACGTGGAATTATGGATCTAGGATTGATATAAGGCTCGGAAAAGTCTGCTACTCCGAATATCATCATCCAACTCTTATGCACTCAGCCTCGGTCGAGATGGACGGAATGACAAACAGCGTCACCGAGGGGCCGAACAGGACCGCAAAAGCCAGCGTCAGACTTCCATTTAGTGAGCTAGAAGAAGGTAAGTATTGCAACGCGTTTTGGTCAACGTCCGATTGGTGA
- a CDS encoding heavy metal translocating P-type ATPase, whose product MSTPDHGHDPGQPHAPNGSPTTLTPTAPTTPTGDHAHGSARWELGFSIAAGVTYAGGMIAQFALGLPMVGWPLAFFLATYFFGGFFTIRTAISSTLRGKFEVDFLMLVAAVGAALIGRWAEGAVLLFLFSLGHALEEYALSRASKSIEALAELAPRHALVRRGDTEPVEVPVEELVVGDIVVIRPNSHIPSDGFVISGMSAVDQSAVTGESIPVEKEPVADPQRTMHTIDTLPAANRVFAGTVNGSGVLEIEVTATAADSTLSKVVELVRTADQAASPTQQFIDRFQRWYVPAVILGVIATLLVSMFVFAQPFSDAFYLAMTVLVAASPCALAIATPAAVLAGVARAARAGVLVKGGAPLETLGRVKAIAFDKTGTLTWGAPRVTSLAPANDTSEAELIPTLVAVESLSDHPLAAAIVRDLAPRVPETERLVATDLSALTGRGITATIDGERVEVGNLRMFDEQQLKLPPSLAEAYTKARDSGQTLMVVRRGDRFLGVVGVMDASRNESAQVLSMLRDTGVGHLVMISGDNQRVADAVGREVGVDTAIGELLPEDKVTHITGLAKTYHPIAMVGDGVNDAPAMARADVGIAMGAAGSTVALETCDIALMSDDLGRVPFAVRLSRATGQIIRQNLIASLAVVVVLIIATFLGLNIGAVVLIHEGSTLIVVANALRLLNFQKGKEHAGIDHEDKPTH is encoded by the coding sequence ATGAGCACGCCCGACCACGGCCATGACCCCGGCCAGCCCCATGCCCCGAACGGATCCCCCACAACCCTGACACCGACAGCGCCGACCACCCCTACCGGCGATCATGCCCACGGCTCCGCACGCTGGGAGTTGGGGTTCTCGATCGCCGCCGGCGTCACTTACGCCGGTGGGATGATTGCGCAGTTCGCCTTGGGGCTGCCGATGGTCGGATGGCCGTTGGCGTTCTTTCTCGCCACCTACTTCTTCGGCGGGTTCTTCACCATCCGCACCGCGATCTCCTCCACGCTGCGGGGGAAGTTCGAGGTTGACTTCCTCATGCTTGTCGCCGCGGTCGGCGCTGCCCTCATCGGCCGGTGGGCGGAGGGAGCGGTGCTGCTGTTCTTGTTCAGCCTCGGCCACGCCCTCGAGGAGTACGCCCTCAGCCGCGCCAGCAAGTCCATTGAGGCCCTCGCCGAACTCGCCCCCCGCCACGCCCTGGTGCGCCGCGGTGATACCGAACCCGTGGAAGTGCCCGTGGAGGAACTCGTGGTCGGAGACATCGTGGTCATCCGCCCGAATTCCCACATCCCCTCGGACGGGTTCGTGATCTCCGGGATGTCCGCCGTTGATCAATCAGCGGTCACGGGCGAGTCGATCCCCGTGGAGAAGGAACCGGTGGCCGACCCACAGCGGACGATGCACACGATTGACACCCTCCCCGCCGCCAATCGAGTGTTCGCCGGCACCGTGAACGGGTCCGGCGTGCTCGAGATCGAGGTCACCGCGACCGCCGCCGACTCAACGCTGAGCAAAGTCGTCGAGCTCGTTCGCACCGCCGACCAGGCCGCGTCCCCGACCCAGCAGTTCATCGACCGGTTCCAGCGCTGGTACGTGCCCGCCGTGATCCTCGGGGTCATCGCCACCTTGTTGGTGTCGATGTTCGTGTTCGCGCAACCGTTCTCCGACGCTTTCTACCTCGCCATGACCGTGCTCGTCGCCGCGAGTCCATGTGCTCTCGCGATCGCCACCCCAGCCGCGGTCCTGGCGGGTGTGGCTCGCGCTGCCCGGGCCGGCGTGCTCGTCAAGGGCGGTGCCCCGCTCGAGACACTGGGCCGAGTAAAGGCGATAGCGTTCGACAAGACCGGCACCCTCACGTGGGGCGCGCCCCGAGTGACCTCACTGGCCCCCGCCAACGATACGTCCGAAGCGGAACTGATCCCCACACTTGTGGCTGTCGAATCGCTCAGCGATCACCCCCTCGCTGCCGCGATCGTCCGCGACCTTGCCCCCCGCGTACCGGAGACCGAGCGGTTGGTGGCCACCGATCTCTCTGCCCTCACTGGACGCGGCATCACTGCGACGATCGACGGAGAACGGGTGGAAGTGGGCAACCTCCGCATGTTCGACGAGCAGCAGCTTAAGCTGCCTCCTTCGCTGGCCGAGGCCTACACGAAGGCCCGCGACTCGGGGCAGACGTTGATGGTGGTCCGTCGTGGTGACCGCTTCCTTGGGGTCGTCGGAGTGATGGATGCCTCCCGCAACGAATCTGCCCAGGTGCTCAGCATGCTCCGGGACACAGGGGTGGGCCATCTGGTCATGATCTCCGGCGACAACCAGCGGGTGGCCGACGCGGTCGGCCGGGAAGTCGGCGTCGACACGGCGATCGGAGAGCTGCTCCCCGAGGATAAGGTCACCCACATCACGGGCCTGGCCAAGACATACCATCCGATCGCGATGGTCGGCGACGGTGTCAACGATGCCCCCGCCATGGCCCGCGCCGACGTCGGCATTGCGATGGGTGCCGCTGGGTCGACGGTCGCGCTGGAGACCTGTGACATCGCGTTGATGAGTGACGACCTCGGACGCGTCCCGTTCGCTGTCCGGCTGAGCCGGGCGACTGGCCAGATCATCCGGCAAAACCTCATCGCCAGTCTCGCAGTCGTCGTTGTCCTCATCATCGCGACCTTCCTCGGGTTGAATATCGGCGCCGTCGTGCTTATCCACGAGGGATCCACTCTCATCGTCGTCGCAAACGCGCTGCGCCTGCTCAACTTCCAGAAGGGCAAGGAACACGCTGGCATCGACCACGAAGATAAGCCCACGCACTGA
- a CDS encoding GNAT family N-acetyltransferase: MTNDFTWPIPFAELSDGSLTLRGLKASDADDIYLCAIDDRMKKYTQVPYEYTREMALDFATRQTSHIVFALQCDEFGERYCGNIEARLVDASIPSVSIGYNTAPWARGRGLQARALELLMKHCFANGINRVEVRAAVDNSASRHVAEVAGCRFEGIMRHGENLHGKLQDLAVYAKLAAD, encoded by the coding sequence ATGACCAATGATTTCACTTGGCCCATCCCATTCGCTGAGCTTTCCGACGGGTCACTTACTCTGCGTGGGTTGAAAGCAAGTGATGCCGATGATATTTATCTGTGCGCCATTGATGATCGCATGAAGAAATATACGCAGGTACCTTACGAATACACTCGTGAGATGGCTCTCGATTTCGCAACCAGACAAACCAGTCATATTGTGTTTGCTCTTCAGTGCGACGAGTTTGGGGAGCGCTACTGCGGCAATATTGAAGCCCGTCTCGTAGATGCGTCTATCCCTTCCGTTTCTATCGGATACAACACCGCCCCTTGGGCGCGCGGTCGCGGACTACAAGCCCGCGCTCTAGAACTCCTCATGAAACACTGCTTCGCTAATGGCATCAACCGTGTCGAGGTGAGGGCCGCAGTCGATAATTCTGCGTCCCGGCATGTAGCTGAAGTGGCCGGCTGTCGATTCGAAGGCATCATGCGCCACGGTGAGAATCTCCATGGGAAGCTTCAAGATTTGGCGGTGTACGCGAAACTGGCAGCGGATTAG
- a CDS encoding SURF1 family cytochrome oxidase biogenesis protein, with the protein MAVSSTRERRYERAAQKKGWRTFLRPGWVFGVLAIIAFSYFSFTFLAPWQLSRDGAIVERNDQIEAAFEVEPVPAEEVFDAQGSIEPEEEWARVILEGHYLPEDEVLMRNRPVDSSPAFHALTPFQLNSGEVILVNRGFQPPFEGGVPPMDTPPTGEQSILGHARFAEQTPMSPPIEDQGYRQVYGINTEQIAEVTGTNLAQDYVQLAEGQAGEINAIPVPMLDRGSHLSYAFQWIAFGIMAPLGLGYFIWAELKERRRVRREEAELSVDATSSQQTGAPQDGDTDSGTMGTLRTTHPDNDTPGPAPTGTTTSASSGARSRMLHDRYGDSRPDHSRKFATRRRERF; encoded by the coding sequence ATGGCTGTGAGCAGCACACGTGAGCGCAGGTACGAGCGGGCCGCGCAGAAGAAGGGCTGGAGGACATTCCTCCGGCCGGGCTGGGTGTTCGGTGTCCTCGCCATCATCGCTTTCTCCTATTTCTCCTTTACCTTTCTGGCCCCGTGGCAGCTGAGCAGGGACGGTGCCATCGTCGAGCGCAACGATCAGATCGAGGCCGCCTTCGAGGTCGAGCCCGTCCCCGCCGAGGAGGTCTTCGACGCCCAGGGCAGCATTGAGCCTGAGGAGGAATGGGCGCGGGTCATCCTTGAGGGCCACTACCTGCCCGAGGATGAGGTCTTGATGCGCAACCGTCCGGTCGACTCCTCCCCTGCCTTCCACGCCCTGACTCCCTTCCAGCTGAACTCCGGTGAGGTGATCCTGGTCAACCGTGGTTTTCAACCGCCGTTCGAGGGCGGTGTCCCCCCGATGGACACCCCGCCGACCGGTGAGCAGTCCATTCTCGGCCACGCCCGATTTGCCGAGCAGACACCGATGTCCCCGCCGATCGAGGACCAGGGCTACCGCCAGGTCTACGGCATCAACACCGAGCAGATCGCCGAGGTGACCGGCACCAATCTCGCACAGGACTATGTGCAGCTGGCCGAGGGACAGGCCGGGGAGATCAACGCCATCCCGGTGCCCATGCTCGACCGGGGATCGCACCTGTCCTATGCCTTCCAGTGGATCGCCTTCGGCATCATGGCCCCGCTCGGCCTGGGCTACTTCATCTGGGCGGAACTGAAGGAACGCCGCCGCGTGCGCCGCGAGGAGGCCGAGCTTTCCGTCGACGCCACATCCTCGCAGCAAACCGGGGCCCCACAGGACGGTGACACGGATTCCGGCACGATGGGCACCCTCCGCACCACTCATCCGGATAACGACACCCCTGGCCCCGCCCCTACCGGAACCACCACGTCCGCATCCTCCGGTGCCCGTTCACGCATGTTGCACGACCGCTACGGTGACAGTCGACCGGATCACTCCCGGAAGTTCGCCACCCGCCGGCGCGAGCGGTTCTAA